Sequence from the Pararhizobium gei genome:
CGGAAGAAGATAGACGAACAGAATGGCAAGAAGCAGCCTGCGAAGCAATTTCATTGAAGGGCCTGGGTTTTGCGTTGCGCGATCTTGGTCTAAAGACACCGGCAGAAATTGGATTTTTGAGGGCGTAATCATGTCGAACCCGGTACTTGTCGAAGTCACACGCGGCAAAATCGTCGAAAGCCGCCATCGCGGCCTCGTCGTCGCGGTCGACGGCGATGGAAAGACGGTGTTTTCGCTCGGCGATACCGACGCCGCCGTCTTCCCCCGTTCGGCCTGCAAGGCCATGCAGGCGTTGCCCTTGATGGAAACCGGTGCTGCGGATGCTTACGGCTTTGGCAATCGGGAACTGGCGCTCGCCTGTTCCTCTCACAATGGCGAGCCCGAACATGTAGCGCTGGCCGCCGCCATGCTCTCGGCTGCCGGGCAGGATGTCTCCGTCCTCGAGTGCGGCGAGCATTGGTCCTTCAGTCAGGAGACGCTGATCGCCCAGGCACGTACGCTTCAGCATCCGGCACAGCTTCACAACAATTGCTCCGGCAAACATGCGGGTTTCATCTGCGCCTGCTGCCATGGCGGGCAGGAGACATCAGGCTATGTCGACTACGACCATCCCTTGCAGCGCGAAATCCGCGGCGTCATGGAAGCCCTGACGGGCGCTGCCCTGGGAGAGGACAATTGCGGCATCGACGGTTGCTCGATCCCGACCTATGCCGTGCCCTTGAAAGGTTTGGCGCACGGTTTTGCAAAAATGGCAACCGGAACCGGTCTGGAGTCTATGCGCGCCAAGGCTTCGCGGCGGCTGATCGAGGCCTGCATGGCTGAACCCTTCTATGTCGCCGGAACGAAGCGCGCCTGCACGCGGCTGATGCAGGCGGCACCCGGCCGCATCTTCGCCAAGACCGGTGCCGAAGGCGTGTTCTGCGCTGCCATTCCGGAAAAAGGCATCGCGATTGCGCTGAAATGCGAGGACGGCACCACCCGTGCCGCCGAGGCCATGATCGCGGCGACGCTTGCACGCTTTTTCACGAATGAGCCGGACCTGCACGCAAACCTCATGGCGCAGGCCAATCATACGATGAAAAACTGGAATGGCCTGGCGGTTGGCGATGTCCGTGTGACCGGAGCCTTCGCCGCCTGACGCTTGCGTTTTCAATCGTCCGCGTTGCCTTTTCGCTGTAACGTGCCGCCGGTTCCTCCGGCAGGTCTACCGGCACGATGCGGTCAGGTTCCTGACCATAGCGTGCGGCGAAACGGTATCGAACTTCGCTTCTGCAAAAAAGGGGTGTGGTCTCGACGGAGCGAGCCACAATTGCCCGCTTGACTGCCGCCTCCTCATCGTCGCTGGTCGTCAATCCCAGGGCAGGATGGCTCGCCGCCGCACCGCTGACGAAATTCTCCGGGCGCAGCAGCCAGATTGCTGCAGGCGCTATCGCAACCATCGCCACTTTGCCAAAGACACCAGCATTCGTCTCCGCCCGAACTTGACTTTGCACGATATTGCATGCTTTACAAAAAAAAGAAATATCGTGCAATAATGGAGAATGTCATGTTGATTTTGATTGCCGGCCCTTATCGCTCCGGCACCGGTGATGATGCGACGAAAATGGCGGAGAACCTCAAGAGGCTGGAAGCCCCGTCCTACCGGTTGTTCCAGGCCGGCCACCTGCCGATGATTGGCGAATGGGTGGCGCTGCCGGTCTGGAATGCCGCTGGCGGTAAAACCATCGGCGACG
This genomic interval carries:
- a CDS encoding asparaginase gives rise to the protein MSNPVLVEVTRGKIVESRHRGLVVAVDGDGKTVFSLGDTDAAVFPRSACKAMQALPLMETGAADAYGFGNRELALACSSHNGEPEHVALAAAMLSAAGQDVSVLECGEHWSFSQETLIAQARTLQHPAQLHNNCSGKHAGFICACCHGGQETSGYVDYDHPLQREIRGVMEALTGAALGEDNCGIDGCSIPTYAVPLKGLAHGFAKMATGTGLESMRAKASRRLIEACMAEPFYVAGTKRACTRLMQAAPGRIFAKTGAEGVFCAAIPEKGIAIALKCEDGTTRAAEAMIAATLARFFTNEPDLHANLMAQANHTMKNWNGLAVGDVRVTGAFAA
- a CDS encoding DUF4406 domain-containing protein — translated: MLILIAGPYRSGTGDDATKMAENLKRLEAPSYRLFQAGHLPMIGEWVALPVWNAAGGKTIGDDLYEEIFHPVAGRLLQLCDAVLRLPGESRGADNDVRIARERGIPVYFSLDEVPGCAQSAVA